A DNA window from Syngnathus typhle isolate RoL2023-S1 ecotype Sweden linkage group LG2, RoL_Styp_1.0, whole genome shotgun sequence contains the following coding sequences:
- the bcas1 gene encoding breast carcinoma-amplified sequence 1 isoform X5 has translation MILSTTAVGKHSWAEVTSPPLLTGCYSTCCLPREDLIYLDLKSRLVSMGSEHSKNKDPSKVNQCDKNGGLNGLAENMTSNGLENEAESLTPNQQTSKVAAFNSDADSEYVVMHLDSQQAETQVVPEKPSATSETEEAEKPGAKMHFFDKIFKRKAEPEAPVDAEHVAVEETHENIAIEASLPTTDTQLATANQNPEALTEPDGGNPEPIDNANCPPAEDKTNPEESPVMNFFKNLNLTVAVPSLVRQTTPTKTSKKETSEVITDQRQREKQPAPTTTVAQVSDPPAASKGMLIPPPPPPELPKLEVKVELSGKAAKASTSKEKTKAAAKGTEFPKGKSAKDVLSKFFHSKPNKETQEQEAEVDPIVEKQMTLETPPPEVENEKVDPSKAGTLEATAKQEPPPPVQQEKKTPSKSSFFSFFKPNASDPKKVSPAPVKAADASPTVKTKEEPKAAAKSCEVVIDDKAASVAPKAGDSAANAAKKSEKRNSIQLFLKHLGQKRHSTDAGVQTEPVTVAPAK, from the exons ATGATCTTGTCTACAACGGCGGTAGGTAAGCACAGTTGGGCTGAAGTGACGAGTCCACCCCTTTTGACAGGGTGTTACTCTACCTGTTGTCTTCCAAGGGAGGATCTCATTTACTTAGACCTGAAGAGCCGCTTGG TAAGTATGGGGAGTGAGCATTCCAAAAACAAAGATCCAAGCAAG GTCAATCAGTGTGATAAAAATGGAGGACTGAATGGCCTAGCAGAAAACATGACATCAAATGGACTAGAAAATGAAG CTGAAAGTTTGACACCAAACCAACAAACCAGCAAGGTTGCAGCATTCAATTCTGACGCAGATTCTGAATATGTGGTGATGCACTTGGATAGTCAGCAAGCTGAAACCCAAGTTGTTCCCGAAAAGCCGTCCGCCACTTCTGAGACAGAAGAGGCTGAGAAACCCGGagcaaaaatgcatttttttgacaaaatattcaaaaggaAAGCAGAACCAGAGGCGCCAGTTGATGCAGAGCATGTTGCTGTAGAAGAGACTCATGAGAATATTGCAATAGAAGCAAGTCTTCCTACCACAGACACACAGCTG GCGACTGCTAACCAAAACCCAGAGGCACTGACGGAACCAGACGGTGGGAATCCAGAACCAATTGACAACGCTAACTGTCCACCTGCAGAAGACAAGACTAACCCAGAAGAGAGTCCAGTTATGAACTTCTTCAAAAATTTA aATTTAACCGTAGCTGTCCCTTCCCTTGTTCGGCAGACGACTCCTACTAAAACATCCAAAAAGGAAACTTCTGAAGTCATAACAGATCAG CGACAGAGGGAGAAACAGCCAGCGCCAACCACCACT GTTGCACAAGTATCTGATCCTCCTGCCGCCTCCAAGGGAATGTTGATcccgccacctcctcctccagagcttccaaAACTGGAAGTCAAAGTGGAGCTAAGTGGCAAAGCAGCCAAAGCCTCCACctccaaagaaaaaacaaaagctgcGGCAAAGGGCACGGAATTCCCTAAAGGGAAGTCAGCCAAAGATGTCCTGAGCAAATTCTTCCATTCAAAG CCTAACAAGGAGACACAAGAGCAAGAAGCTGAAGTAGATCCAATTGTAGAAAAACAG ATGACATTAGAGACACCACCGCCTGAGGTAGAAAACGAG AAGGTGGATCCTTCTAAAGCTGGGACACTGGAGGCCACTGCCAAGCAAGAACCACCACCACCGGTTCAACAAGAGAAGAAAACCCCATCAAAGTCATCATTCTTCTCCTTTTTCAAACCTAAT GCGAGTGATCCGAAGAAGGTGAGCCCTGCCCCCGTCAAAGCAGCAGATGCATCTCCCACAGTAAAGACCAAAGAGGAGCCCAAAGCTGCAGCAAAGTCATGCGAGGTGGTCATAGACGACAAAGCAGCCTCAGTGGCCCCCAAAGCTGGCGACAGCGCTGCCAATGCAGCCAAGAAGTCAGAGAAGAGGAACTCCATCCAGCTCTTTTTGAAACATCTG GGTCAGAAACGTCACTCGACAGATGCCGGCGTCCAGACCGAGCCAGTGACCGTGGCTCCAGCCAAATGA
- the bcas1 gene encoding breast carcinoma-amplified sequence 1 isoform X3, with translation MILSTTAVGKHSWAEVTSPPLLTGCYSTCCLPREDLIYLDLKSRLVSMGSEHSKNKDPSKVNQCDKNGGLNGLAENMTSNGLENEAESLTPNQQTSKVAAFNSDADSEYVVMHLDSQQAETQVVPEKPSATSETEEAEKPGAKMHFFDKIFKRKAEPEAPVDAEHVAVEETHENIAIEASLPTTDTQLATANQNPEALTEPDGGNPEPIDNANCPPAEDKTNPEESPVMNFFKNLTTPTKTSKKETSEVITDQRQREKQPAPTTTVAQVSDPPAASKGMLIPPPPPPELPKLEVKVELSGKAAKASTSKEKTKAAAKGTEFPKGKSAKDVLSKFFHSKPNKETQEQEAEVDPIVEKQETPVDVPQAVVQVKAQEPQQAREETQMVVEEKMTLETPPPEVENEKVDPSKAGTLEATAKQEPPPPVQQEKKTPSKSSFFSFFKPNASDPKKVSPAPVKAADASPTVKTKEEPKAAAKSCEVVIDDKAASVAPKAGDSAANAAKKSEKRNSIQLFLKHLGQKRHSTDAGVQTEPVTVAPAK, from the exons ATGATCTTGTCTACAACGGCGGTAGGTAAGCACAGTTGGGCTGAAGTGACGAGTCCACCCCTTTTGACAGGGTGTTACTCTACCTGTTGTCTTCCAAGGGAGGATCTCATTTACTTAGACCTGAAGAGCCGCTTGG TAAGTATGGGGAGTGAGCATTCCAAAAACAAAGATCCAAGCAAG GTCAATCAGTGTGATAAAAATGGAGGACTGAATGGCCTAGCAGAAAACATGACATCAAATGGACTAGAAAATGAAG CTGAAAGTTTGACACCAAACCAACAAACCAGCAAGGTTGCAGCATTCAATTCTGACGCAGATTCTGAATATGTGGTGATGCACTTGGATAGTCAGCAAGCTGAAACCCAAGTTGTTCCCGAAAAGCCGTCCGCCACTTCTGAGACAGAAGAGGCTGAGAAACCCGGagcaaaaatgcatttttttgacaaaatattcaaaaggaAAGCAGAACCAGAGGCGCCAGTTGATGCAGAGCATGTTGCTGTAGAAGAGACTCATGAGAATATTGCAATAGAAGCAAGTCTTCCTACCACAGACACACAGCTG GCGACTGCTAACCAAAACCCAGAGGCACTGACGGAACCAGACGGTGGGAATCCAGAACCAATTGACAACGCTAACTGTCCACCTGCAGAAGACAAGACTAACCCAGAAGAGAGTCCAGTTATGAACTTCTTCAAAAATTTA ACGACTCCTACTAAAACATCCAAAAAGGAAACTTCTGAAGTCATAACAGATCAG CGACAGAGGGAGAAACAGCCAGCGCCAACCACCACT GTTGCACAAGTATCTGATCCTCCTGCCGCCTCCAAGGGAATGTTGATcccgccacctcctcctccagagcttccaaAACTGGAAGTCAAAGTGGAGCTAAGTGGCAAAGCAGCCAAAGCCTCCACctccaaagaaaaaacaaaagctgcGGCAAAGGGCACGGAATTCCCTAAAGGGAAGTCAGCCAAAGATGTCCTGAGCAAATTCTTCCATTCAAAG CCTAACAAGGAGACACAAGAGCAAGAAGCTGAAGTAGATCCAATTGTAGAAAAACAG GAAACTCCAGTGGATGTGCCCCAAGCAGTTGTACAGGTTAAG GCTCAAGAACCTCAGCAGGCAAGAGAGGAAACTCAGATGGTTGTAGAGGAGAAG ATGACATTAGAGACACCACCGCCTGAGGTAGAAAACGAG AAGGTGGATCCTTCTAAAGCTGGGACACTGGAGGCCACTGCCAAGCAAGAACCACCACCACCGGTTCAACAAGAGAAGAAAACCCCATCAAAGTCATCATTCTTCTCCTTTTTCAAACCTAAT GCGAGTGATCCGAAGAAGGTGAGCCCTGCCCCCGTCAAAGCAGCAGATGCATCTCCCACAGTAAAGACCAAAGAGGAGCCCAAAGCTGCAGCAAAGTCATGCGAGGTGGTCATAGACGACAAAGCAGCCTCAGTGGCCCCCAAAGCTGGCGACAGCGCTGCCAATGCAGCCAAGAAGTCAGAGAAGAGGAACTCCATCCAGCTCTTTTTGAAACATCTG GGTCAGAAACGTCACTCGACAGATGCCGGCGTCCAGACCGAGCCAGTGACCGTGGCTCCAGCCAAATGA
- the bcas1 gene encoding breast carcinoma-amplified sequence 1 isoform X6 — MILSTTAVGKHSWAEVTSPPLLTGCYSTCCLPREDLIYLDLKSRLVSMGSEHSKNKDPSKVNQCDKNGGLNGLAENMTSNGLENEAESLTPNQQTSKVAAFNSDADSEYVVMHLDSQQAETQVVPEKPSATSETEEAEKPGAKMHFFDKIFKRKAEPEAPVDAEHVAVEETHENIAIEASLPTTDTQLATANQNPEALTEPDGGNPEPIDNANCPPAEDKTNPEESPVMNFFKNLNLTVAVPSLVRQTTPTKTSKKETSEVITDQRQREKQPAPTTTVAQVSDPPAASKGMLIPPPPPPELPKLEVKVELSGKAAKASTSKEKTKAAAKGTEFPKGKSAKDVLSKFFHSKKVDPSKAGTLEATAKQEPPPPVQQEKKTPSKSSFFSFFKPNASDPKKVSPAPVKAADASPTVKTKEEPKAAAKSCEVVIDDKAASVAPKAGDSAANAAKKSEKRNSIQLFLKHLGQKRHSTDAGVQTEPVTVAPAK, encoded by the exons ATGATCTTGTCTACAACGGCGGTAGGTAAGCACAGTTGGGCTGAAGTGACGAGTCCACCCCTTTTGACAGGGTGTTACTCTACCTGTTGTCTTCCAAGGGAGGATCTCATTTACTTAGACCTGAAGAGCCGCTTGG TAAGTATGGGGAGTGAGCATTCCAAAAACAAAGATCCAAGCAAG GTCAATCAGTGTGATAAAAATGGAGGACTGAATGGCCTAGCAGAAAACATGACATCAAATGGACTAGAAAATGAAG CTGAAAGTTTGACACCAAACCAACAAACCAGCAAGGTTGCAGCATTCAATTCTGACGCAGATTCTGAATATGTGGTGATGCACTTGGATAGTCAGCAAGCTGAAACCCAAGTTGTTCCCGAAAAGCCGTCCGCCACTTCTGAGACAGAAGAGGCTGAGAAACCCGGagcaaaaatgcatttttttgacaaaatattcaaaaggaAAGCAGAACCAGAGGCGCCAGTTGATGCAGAGCATGTTGCTGTAGAAGAGACTCATGAGAATATTGCAATAGAAGCAAGTCTTCCTACCACAGACACACAGCTG GCGACTGCTAACCAAAACCCAGAGGCACTGACGGAACCAGACGGTGGGAATCCAGAACCAATTGACAACGCTAACTGTCCACCTGCAGAAGACAAGACTAACCCAGAAGAGAGTCCAGTTATGAACTTCTTCAAAAATTTA aATTTAACCGTAGCTGTCCCTTCCCTTGTTCGGCAGACGACTCCTACTAAAACATCCAAAAAGGAAACTTCTGAAGTCATAACAGATCAG CGACAGAGGGAGAAACAGCCAGCGCCAACCACCACT GTTGCACAAGTATCTGATCCTCCTGCCGCCTCCAAGGGAATGTTGATcccgccacctcctcctccagagcttccaaAACTGGAAGTCAAAGTGGAGCTAAGTGGCAAAGCAGCCAAAGCCTCCACctccaaagaaaaaacaaaagctgcGGCAAAGGGCACGGAATTCCCTAAAGGGAAGTCAGCCAAAGATGTCCTGAGCAAATTCTTCCATTCAAAG AAGGTGGATCCTTCTAAAGCTGGGACACTGGAGGCCACTGCCAAGCAAGAACCACCACCACCGGTTCAACAAGAGAAGAAAACCCCATCAAAGTCATCATTCTTCTCCTTTTTCAAACCTAAT GCGAGTGATCCGAAGAAGGTGAGCCCTGCCCCCGTCAAAGCAGCAGATGCATCTCCCACAGTAAAGACCAAAGAGGAGCCCAAAGCTGCAGCAAAGTCATGCGAGGTGGTCATAGACGACAAAGCAGCCTCAGTGGCCCCCAAAGCTGGCGACAGCGCTGCCAATGCAGCCAAGAAGTCAGAGAAGAGGAACTCCATCCAGCTCTTTTTGAAACATCTG GGTCAGAAACGTCACTCGACAGATGCCGGCGTCCAGACCGAGCCAGTGACCGTGGCTCCAGCCAAATGA
- the bcas1 gene encoding breast carcinoma-amplified sequence 1 isoform X4, which yields MILSTTAVGKHSWAEVTSPPLLTGCYSTCCLPREDLIYLDLKSRLVSMGSEHSKNKDPSKVNQCDKNGGLNGLAENMTSNGLENEAESLTPNQQTSKVAAFNSDADSEYVVMHLDSQQAETQVVPEKPSATSETEEAEKPGAKMHFFDKIFKRKAEPEAPVDAEHVAVEETHENIAIEASLPTTDTQLATANQNPEALTEPDGGNPEPIDNANCPPAEDKTNPEESPVMNFFKNLNLTVAVPSLVRQTTPTKTSKKETSEVITDQRQREKQPAPTTTVAQVSDPPAASKGMLIPPPPPPELPKLEVKVELSGKAAKASTSKEKTKAAAKGTEFPKGKSAKDVLSKFFHSKPNKETQEQEAEVDPIVEKQETPVDVPQAVVQVKMTLETPPPEVENEKVDPSKAGTLEATAKQEPPPPVQQEKKTPSKSSFFSFFKPNASDPKKVSPAPVKAADASPTVKTKEEPKAAAKSCEVVIDDKAASVAPKAGDSAANAAKKSEKRNSIQLFLKHLGQKRHSTDAGVQTEPVTVAPAK from the exons ATGATCTTGTCTACAACGGCGGTAGGTAAGCACAGTTGGGCTGAAGTGACGAGTCCACCCCTTTTGACAGGGTGTTACTCTACCTGTTGTCTTCCAAGGGAGGATCTCATTTACTTAGACCTGAAGAGCCGCTTGG TAAGTATGGGGAGTGAGCATTCCAAAAACAAAGATCCAAGCAAG GTCAATCAGTGTGATAAAAATGGAGGACTGAATGGCCTAGCAGAAAACATGACATCAAATGGACTAGAAAATGAAG CTGAAAGTTTGACACCAAACCAACAAACCAGCAAGGTTGCAGCATTCAATTCTGACGCAGATTCTGAATATGTGGTGATGCACTTGGATAGTCAGCAAGCTGAAACCCAAGTTGTTCCCGAAAAGCCGTCCGCCACTTCTGAGACAGAAGAGGCTGAGAAACCCGGagcaaaaatgcatttttttgacaaaatattcaaaaggaAAGCAGAACCAGAGGCGCCAGTTGATGCAGAGCATGTTGCTGTAGAAGAGACTCATGAGAATATTGCAATAGAAGCAAGTCTTCCTACCACAGACACACAGCTG GCGACTGCTAACCAAAACCCAGAGGCACTGACGGAACCAGACGGTGGGAATCCAGAACCAATTGACAACGCTAACTGTCCACCTGCAGAAGACAAGACTAACCCAGAAGAGAGTCCAGTTATGAACTTCTTCAAAAATTTA aATTTAACCGTAGCTGTCCCTTCCCTTGTTCGGCAGACGACTCCTACTAAAACATCCAAAAAGGAAACTTCTGAAGTCATAACAGATCAG CGACAGAGGGAGAAACAGCCAGCGCCAACCACCACT GTTGCACAAGTATCTGATCCTCCTGCCGCCTCCAAGGGAATGTTGATcccgccacctcctcctccagagcttccaaAACTGGAAGTCAAAGTGGAGCTAAGTGGCAAAGCAGCCAAAGCCTCCACctccaaagaaaaaacaaaagctgcGGCAAAGGGCACGGAATTCCCTAAAGGGAAGTCAGCCAAAGATGTCCTGAGCAAATTCTTCCATTCAAAG CCTAACAAGGAGACACAAGAGCAAGAAGCTGAAGTAGATCCAATTGTAGAAAAACAG GAAACTCCAGTGGATGTGCCCCAAGCAGTTGTACAGGTTAAG ATGACATTAGAGACACCACCGCCTGAGGTAGAAAACGAG AAGGTGGATCCTTCTAAAGCTGGGACACTGGAGGCCACTGCCAAGCAAGAACCACCACCACCGGTTCAACAAGAGAAGAAAACCCCATCAAAGTCATCATTCTTCTCCTTTTTCAAACCTAAT GCGAGTGATCCGAAGAAGGTGAGCCCTGCCCCCGTCAAAGCAGCAGATGCATCTCCCACAGTAAAGACCAAAGAGGAGCCCAAAGCTGCAGCAAAGTCATGCGAGGTGGTCATAGACGACAAAGCAGCCTCAGTGGCCCCCAAAGCTGGCGACAGCGCTGCCAATGCAGCCAAGAAGTCAGAGAAGAGGAACTCCATCCAGCTCTTTTTGAAACATCTG GGTCAGAAACGTCACTCGACAGATGCCGGCGTCCAGACCGAGCCAGTGACCGTGGCTCCAGCCAAATGA
- the bcas1 gene encoding breast carcinoma-amplified sequence 1 isoform X2, with amino-acid sequence MILSTTAVGKHSWAEVTSPPLLTGCYSTCCLPREDLIYLDLKSRLVSMGSEHSKNKDPSKVNQCDKNGGLNGLAENMTSNGLENEAESLTPNQQTSKVAAFNSDADSEYVVMHLDSQQAETQVVPEKPSATSETEEAEKPGAKMHFFDKIFKRKAEPEAPVDAEHVAVEETHENIAIEASLPTTDTQLATANQNPEALTEPDGGNPEPIDNANCPPAEDKTNPEESPVMNFFKNLNLTVAVPSLVRQTTPTKTSKKETSEVITDQRQREKQPAPTTTVAQVSDPPAASKGMLIPPPPPPELPKLEVKVELSGKAAKASTSKEKTKAAAKGTEFPKGKSAKDVLSKFFHSKPNKETQEQEAEVDPIVEKQETPVDVPQAVVQVKAQEPQQAREETQMVVEEKMTLETPPPEVENEKVDPSKAGTLEATAKQEPPPPVQQEKKTPSKSSFFSFFKPNASDPKKVSPAPVKAADASPTVKTKEEPKAAAKSCEVVIDDKAASVAPKAGDSAANAAKKSEKRNSIQLFLKHLGQKRHSTDAGVQTEPVTVAPAK; translated from the exons ATGATCTTGTCTACAACGGCGGTAGGTAAGCACAGTTGGGCTGAAGTGACGAGTCCACCCCTTTTGACAGGGTGTTACTCTACCTGTTGTCTTCCAAGGGAGGATCTCATTTACTTAGACCTGAAGAGCCGCTTGG TAAGTATGGGGAGTGAGCATTCCAAAAACAAAGATCCAAGCAAG GTCAATCAGTGTGATAAAAATGGAGGACTGAATGGCCTAGCAGAAAACATGACATCAAATGGACTAGAAAATGAAG CTGAAAGTTTGACACCAAACCAACAAACCAGCAAGGTTGCAGCATTCAATTCTGACGCAGATTCTGAATATGTGGTGATGCACTTGGATAGTCAGCAAGCTGAAACCCAAGTTGTTCCCGAAAAGCCGTCCGCCACTTCTGAGACAGAAGAGGCTGAGAAACCCGGagcaaaaatgcatttttttgacaaaatattcaaaaggaAAGCAGAACCAGAGGCGCCAGTTGATGCAGAGCATGTTGCTGTAGAAGAGACTCATGAGAATATTGCAATAGAAGCAAGTCTTCCTACCACAGACACACAGCTG GCGACTGCTAACCAAAACCCAGAGGCACTGACGGAACCAGACGGTGGGAATCCAGAACCAATTGACAACGCTAACTGTCCACCTGCAGAAGACAAGACTAACCCAGAAGAGAGTCCAGTTATGAACTTCTTCAAAAATTTA aATTTAACCGTAGCTGTCCCTTCCCTTGTTCGGCAGACGACTCCTACTAAAACATCCAAAAAGGAAACTTCTGAAGTCATAACAGATCAG CGACAGAGGGAGAAACAGCCAGCGCCAACCACCACT GTTGCACAAGTATCTGATCCTCCTGCCGCCTCCAAGGGAATGTTGATcccgccacctcctcctccagagcttccaaAACTGGAAGTCAAAGTGGAGCTAAGTGGCAAAGCAGCCAAAGCCTCCACctccaaagaaaaaacaaaagctgcGGCAAAGGGCACGGAATTCCCTAAAGGGAAGTCAGCCAAAGATGTCCTGAGCAAATTCTTCCATTCAAAG CCTAACAAGGAGACACAAGAGCAAGAAGCTGAAGTAGATCCAATTGTAGAAAAACAG GAAACTCCAGTGGATGTGCCCCAAGCAGTTGTACAGGTTAAG GCTCAAGAACCTCAGCAGGCAAGAGAGGAAACTCAGATGGTTGTAGAGGAGAAG ATGACATTAGAGACACCACCGCCTGAGGTAGAAAACGAG AAGGTGGATCCTTCTAAAGCTGGGACACTGGAGGCCACTGCCAAGCAAGAACCACCACCACCGGTTCAACAAGAGAAGAAAACCCCATCAAAGTCATCATTCTTCTCCTTTTTCAAACCTAAT GCGAGTGATCCGAAGAAGGTGAGCCCTGCCCCCGTCAAAGCAGCAGATGCATCTCCCACAGTAAAGACCAAAGAGGAGCCCAAAGCTGCAGCAAAGTCATGCGAGGTGGTCATAGACGACAAAGCAGCCTCAGTGGCCCCCAAAGCTGGCGACAGCGCTGCCAATGCAGCCAAGAAGTCAGAGAAGAGGAACTCCATCCAGCTCTTTTTGAAACATCTG GGTCAGAAACGTCACTCGACAGATGCCGGCGTCCAGACCGAGCCAGTGACCGTGGCTCCAGCCAAATGA
- the bcas1 gene encoding breast carcinoma-amplified sequence 1 isoform X1: protein MILSTTAVGKHSWAEVTSPPLLTGCYSTCCLPREDLIYLDLKSRLVSMGSEHSKNKDPSKVNQCDKNGGLNGLAENMTSNGLENEAESLTPNQQTSKVAAFNSDADSEYVVMHLDSQQAETQVVPEKPSATSETEEAEKPGAKMHFFDKIFKRKAEPEAPVDAEHVAVEETHENIAIEASLPTTDTQLESSSSREDGVSTSAPKMEPDYLHQAESSTQTERIVESDISTQTRDDAERALTTKVLVGTDRANEPSESDIVIAREAIEELSDNQATGITTFDIINEDSVFRAERVEVTGEIQNPEKRRLDDTHKIDTKIPVKYQPVGSITEIADDVNVSRLQVGEGGSADETLLSETAEPEVIPHDITGRNDIPSANVEPLITMMETISEEEEHLLLERPKRVFENIAQRVDVLEDSSERTTIWYKELSIIDEVLEHHIVKCLADADDKDFDTAPETNAESDFPADGNKEKAVALPSQIPKFKSTMLLEPANDDHQQQANTVVRFVSSAQQAGDSEPTFMETIHKIASVESKQDVKAVLGSVDEAIPIQELSSQCEVTKPAVQAVAYRSELLIKIPAVPRKTVATNIPTKDDLHFEESTKKENEVIDDGTLDEELSSECNVTNTFVGAGFCSQPLTEISETSKNENFTPAKGYFEESPQIKTEENTPIDKSSCEASLEVLAEDKCPKPLDQIPAICKPIVKDAQDEIHLKDFTQLKNGVVNKMTKCEAQITSEASLSEHECFETPSEIPQNSEPTVEEPIISAKDKSHFEETSDEGEICQSSKHAPAESSAISDAPKEENESPHKTQGTTGIELFDKGMFENLDVCTTTSTDTLQAKSLTGGDLDSCRSVHEDPLEENSVVKTEDTKHDVQESLSLMEALDIPEDEACLGTSKAESSVNTTEIMPTEEWSDQKLERQEHMEDLLMRLESSCTSVVEDSPYRLQYFDISSSSDKIMVVIQVAPEEQQ from the exons ATGATCTTGTCTACAACGGCGGTAGGTAAGCACAGTTGGGCTGAAGTGACGAGTCCACCCCTTTTGACAGGGTGTTACTCTACCTGTTGTCTTCCAAGGGAGGATCTCATTTACTTAGACCTGAAGAGCCGCTTGG TAAGTATGGGGAGTGAGCATTCCAAAAACAAAGATCCAAGCAAG GTCAATCAGTGTGATAAAAATGGAGGACTGAATGGCCTAGCAGAAAACATGACATCAAATGGACTAGAAAATGAAG CTGAAAGTTTGACACCAAACCAACAAACCAGCAAGGTTGCAGCATTCAATTCTGACGCAGATTCTGAATATGTGGTGATGCACTTGGATAGTCAGCAAGCTGAAACCCAAGTTGTTCCCGAAAAGCCGTCCGCCACTTCTGAGACAGAAGAGGCTGAGAAACCCGGagcaaaaatgcatttttttgacaaaatattcaaaaggaAAGCAGAACCAGAGGCGCCAGTTGATGCAGAGCATGTTGCTGTAGAAGAGACTCATGAGAATATTGCAATAGAAGCAAGTCTTCCTACCACAGACACACAGCTG GAATCCAGTTCAAGCAGAGAAGATGGAGTCAGCACATCAGCACCCAAAATGGAACCGGATTATCTGCATCAAGCCGAATCATCCACTCAGACAGAGAGAATAGTTGAATCAGATATTTCAACACAAACAAGAGATGATGCGGAGAGAGCACTGACCACCAAGGTCCTGGTCGGAACGGATCGAGCCAACGAACCGAGTGAATCCGATATCGTGATCGCAAGGGAGGCGATTGAAGAACTGTCGGACAACCAGGCAACAGGGATCACCACTTTTGACATCATCAATGAGGATAGCGTGTTCAGGGCTGAGAGGGTGGAGGTGACTGGTGAAATCCAGAATCCTGAAAAAAGGAGGCTTGATGACACTCATAAAATTGATACAAAAATCCCAGTCAAATATCAGCCAGTAGGATCCATCACTGAGATAGCTGATGACGTCAACGTGTCTCGGCTTCAGGTTGGAGAAGGCGGCTCAGCGGATGAAACACTTCTGAGTGAGACTGCTGAACCTGAAGTCATCCCCCATGATATCACGGGAAGAAATGACATCCCATCAGCCAATGTTGAGCCACTAATCACAATGATGGAAACCATctcagaggaggaagagcaTTTGCTTCTTGAGAGACCAAAGCGAGTCTTTGAGAATATTGCTCAACGTGTTGATGTGCTTGAGGATTCTTCAGAAAGAACCACTATTTGGTACAAAGAACTGTCAATCATTGACGAAGTTCTTGAACATCATATTGTTAAATGTTTAGCGGATGCAGATGATAAAGACTTTGACACGGCACCGGAAACCAATGCAGAATCTGACTTTCCTGCAGATGGTAACAAAGAGAAAGCAGTTGCTCTCCCCTCTCAGATCCCCAAATTCAAATCTACTATGCTTCTGGAACCTGCCAATGATGACCACCAACAACAAGCCAACACTGTAGTCAGGTTTGTATCCTCTGCACAGCAGGCTGGTGATTCAGAGCCTACCTTCATGGAGACCATTCACAAGATCGCCTCTGTAGAATCTAAACAGGACGTAAAGGCAGTCCTAGGAAGTGTTGATGAAGCTATACCGATCCAAGAATTATCTTCTCAATGTGAAGTCACCAAACCAGCTGTGCAAGCTGTGGCATACCGCTCGGAACTACTCATCAAAATCCCCGCAGTACCAAGAAAAACTGTGGCGACCAACATTCCGACTAAAGATGACCTACATTTTGAGGAAtctacaaagaaagaaaatgaagtcATTGATGACGGTACACTTGATGAAGAATTGTCCTCTGAATGTAATGTCACCAACACATTTGTGGGAGCTGGATTCTGTTCGCAACCACTCACTGAGATCTCAGAGACGAGTAAGAATGAGAATTTTACTCCTGCGAAAGGTTACTTTGAGGAATCTCCACAGATAAAAACTGAGGAAAATACACCTATTGATAAATCATCTTGTGAAGCATCTTTGGAAGTTTTGGCAGAAGACAAATGTCCCAAACCACTTGATCAAATACCTGCAATTTGCAAGCCAATTGTAAAGGATGCTCAAGATGAGATTCACTTGAAGGATTTTACTCAGCTAAAAAATGGAGTAGTCAATAAAATGACGAAATGTGAAGCACAAATAACATCCGAAGCTTCTTTGTCAGAACATGAATGTTTTGAAACACCCAGTGAAATCCCACAAAACTCTGAGCCAACTGTAGAGGAGCCCATCATCTCTGCCAAAGACAAGAGCCATTTTGAAGAAACATCTGATGAAGGTGAGATCTGTCAATCATCAAAACATGCACCAGCCGAAAGTTCTGCAATCTCAGATGCACCCAAAGAGGAAAATGAAAGCCCTCACAAGACTCAAGGAACAACCGGAATAGAGCTTTTTGATAAAGGGATGTTTGAAAATCTTGATGTTTGTACAACCACTTCTACAGACACTTTGCAAGCAAAATCATTAACAGGGGGGGATCTGGATTCATGTCGCTCAGTTCATGAGGATCCACTAGAAGAGAACAGTGTTGTCAAAACTGAGGACACAAAACATGATGTTCAAGAGTCCCTGTCCTTAATGGAAGCGTTAGATATTCCTGAAGATGAAGCTTGCCTTGGGACCTCAAAGGCTGAATCAAGTGTCAACACAACAGAAATTATGCCTACTGAAGAGTGGTCAGACCAAAAGTTGGAACGCCAGGAACACATGGAAGATTTACTCATGAGGCTGGAGTCTTCATGTACATCTGTTGTTGAAGATTCACCCTACAGACTTCAATATTTTGACATATCTTCATCGAGTGATAAGATCATGGTTGTCATTCAAGTAGCTCCAGAAGAACAGCAATGA